A single region of the Solwaraspora sp. WMMD406 genome encodes:
- a CDS encoding carbohydrate ABC transporter permease, which yields MSIFPIYWMFVVATRSSDAMGQIPPPLTPGGNLPGNIENLFNNPDAYFLTGMINSAIVAGTVTFSVVLFSSLAGFAFAKLRFKGSNALLLVIIATMMVPTQLGVIPLYMLMTRLDWNDRLAAVIVPALVTGFGVFLMRQYASQAVSTELIEAARMDGCSTLRIYWNVVLPALRPAAAVLGLLTFMTMWNDFLWPYAVLNDPENPTVQLSLRALSNGYYNDMSQVFTGTALATLPLLIVFLIFGRQIIGGIMEGAVKA from the coding sequence ATGTCGATCTTCCCGATCTACTGGATGTTCGTGGTCGCCACCCGGTCCAGCGACGCCATGGGGCAGATCCCGCCGCCGCTCACCCCCGGCGGTAACCTGCCCGGCAACATCGAGAACCTGTTCAACAACCCGGACGCCTACTTCCTCACCGGCATGATCAACTCGGCGATCGTCGCCGGCACCGTCACCTTCTCCGTGGTGCTGTTCTCGTCGTTGGCCGGGTTCGCCTTCGCCAAACTGCGGTTCAAGGGCTCCAACGCCCTCCTGCTGGTGATCATCGCGACGATGATGGTGCCGACCCAGCTCGGCGTCATCCCGCTCTACATGCTGATGACCCGGCTCGACTGGAACGACCGGCTCGCCGCGGTGATCGTCCCGGCGCTGGTCACCGGCTTCGGGGTGTTCCTGATGCGCCAGTACGCCAGCCAGGCGGTCAGCACCGAGCTGATCGAGGCGGCCCGGATGGACGGGTGCTCCACGCTGAGGATCTACTGGAACGTGGTGCTGCCGGCGCTGCGCCCGGCCGCCGCCGTCCTCGGCCTGCTCACCTTCATGACCATGTGGAACGACTTCCTCTGGCCGTACGCGGTGCTCAACGATCCGGAGAACCCGACCGTCCAGCTGTCGCTGCGGGCCCTGTCCAACGGCTACTACAACGACATGTCGCAGGTCTTCACCGGTACGGCGCTCGCTACCCTGCCACTACTGATCGTGTTCCTCATTTTCGGCCGTCAGATCATCGGCGGCATCATGGAAGGTGCTGTCAAGGCGTGA
- a CDS encoding 5-guanidino-2-oxopentanoate decarboxylase — MTMFPFDVAATGVGATAGPETGRTGTETRQAGNGGTAVVSALAAEGVEVVFGIPGTHNLELYRALADTPIRHITTRHEQGAGYAADGYARATGHPGVCFVTSGPAVNNIASAVGTAHADSIPLLVVAPGPPRGQEGADIGGLHEMRDQRGHMAGVAERSVRVDSAAQAATVIHETFARWRTARQRPVFLEVPLDVLDAAWDGQHPPRPSPPPGPAASSDDLARAAELLAAAGQPALLVGRGAIGAAREVRHLAELLAAPVVTTVTGKGVLDETHPLSVGASVRLGPAQELLTAADTVLVVGSTLSDAELWGWRPELPGTVIRIDIDAGSLTKNLVPALAVHADASAALHALAERLASDDHAAAVNPATLHAARSRAGQARDASAAVAARDAGPWAPLNQALSAALPATTIVAGDSSQVTYYGTAHHWTARAPMRLLYPTIYATLGYGLPAGIGAKLGRPEAPVVVLVGDGALMFSVAELATAVEQRIALPVIVVNNHGFGEIRDGMLAAGIAPVGVELVTPDFALLGRAFGAYGVRVTGIDDLVDATRRALDADRPTVIEVDADTVEWR; from the coding sequence ATGACCATGTTCCCGTTCGACGTCGCGGCGACGGGCGTCGGCGCGACGGCCGGCCCTGAGACGGGCCGGACCGGCACCGAGACGCGCCAAGCCGGCAACGGCGGCACCGCCGTGGTCTCCGCCCTGGCGGCCGAGGGCGTCGAGGTCGTCTTCGGCATCCCGGGCACCCACAACCTGGAGCTCTACCGGGCTCTGGCGGACACGCCGATCCGCCACATCACGACCCGCCACGAGCAGGGTGCCGGCTACGCCGCCGACGGCTACGCCCGCGCCACCGGGCACCCCGGCGTCTGCTTCGTCACCAGCGGTCCGGCGGTCAACAACATCGCCTCGGCCGTCGGCACCGCTCACGCCGACTCGATCCCGCTGCTCGTCGTCGCACCGGGGCCGCCGCGCGGACAGGAGGGCGCCGACATCGGCGGCCTGCACGAGATGCGTGACCAGCGTGGTCACATGGCCGGCGTGGCCGAACGCAGCGTACGGGTCGACAGCGCCGCGCAGGCCGCGACCGTCATCCACGAAACGTTCGCCCGCTGGCGGACCGCCCGGCAGCGACCGGTGTTCCTGGAGGTGCCGCTGGATGTCCTCGACGCCGCCTGGGACGGCCAACACCCGCCACGGCCGTCGCCCCCACCAGGGCCGGCCGCCTCGTCCGACGACCTGGCCCGCGCCGCCGAGCTGCTGGCCGCAGCGGGCCAGCCGGCCCTGCTCGTGGGGCGCGGAGCCATCGGTGCCGCGCGCGAAGTCCGCCACCTGGCCGAACTGCTGGCCGCCCCCGTCGTCACCACCGTCACCGGCAAAGGCGTACTCGACGAAACGCATCCGCTGTCGGTCGGTGCGTCGGTACGGCTCGGGCCCGCCCAGGAACTGCTCACCGCTGCCGACACGGTCCTGGTCGTCGGCAGCACGCTGTCCGACGCGGAGCTGTGGGGGTGGCGGCCCGAGCTGCCCGGCACCGTCATCAGGATCGACATCGACGCCGGTTCGCTGACCAAGAACCTCGTACCGGCGCTTGCGGTGCACGCTGACGCCAGCGCGGCGCTGCACGCCCTGGCCGAGCGACTCGCGAGCGACGACCACGCCGCAGCGGTGAACCCGGCCACACTGCACGCGGCGCGGTCGCGGGCCGGCCAGGCCCGCGACGCGTCGGCGGCCGTCGCCGCCCGGGACGCCGGGCCGTGGGCACCCCTCAACCAGGCGCTCAGCGCCGCCCTGCCGGCCACCACCATCGTCGCCGGCGACAGCTCACAGGTGACCTACTACGGCACCGCCCACCACTGGACCGCGCGGGCGCCGATGCGGCTGCTCTATCCGACGATCTACGCCACCCTCGGGTACGGGCTCCCGGCCGGCATCGGCGCCAAGCTCGGGCGACCGGAAGCGCCCGTGGTCGTGCTCGTCGGCGACGGCGCGTTGATGTTCTCCGTCGCCGAACTCGCGACCGCCGTCGAACAACGGATCGCGCTACCGGTCATCGTCGTCAACAACCACGGGTTCGGCGAGATCCGGGACGGCATGCTGGCGGCCGGCATCGCCCCGGTCGGGGTCGAGCTCGTGACACCCGACTTCGCGCTTCTCGGCCGGGCCTTCGGCGCGTACGGCGTGCGGGTCACCGGCATCGACGACCTCGTCGACGCCACCCGTCGCGCGCTCGACGCGGACCGGCCCACCGTCATCGAAGTGGACGCCGACACCGTCGAGTGGCGGTGA
- a CDS encoding extracellular solute-binding protein → MGANRSRRRLAVATAAAVSVLAAVAACGGDEASDDGTITLTVDVFGQFGYEELYRQYEADNPGIKIVERGTGTNLDEYSPKLTQWLAAGKGAGDVVAIEEGLLIEYKANPQNFVNLLDHGAAELEGNFLPWKWDQALTADGSQLIGLGTDVGGMAMCYRTDLFEAAGLPTDRDEVSALWPTWEDYISVGERFVEADTGASFLDAATQTFNTIVLQTAGAAEGYHYYDLDDNLVVDTNPAVKDAWDITMDIIDSDLSGKYGAWSDEWVAAFKQAKFATIACPAWMTGVIEGNAGPEAAGKWDIAKVPGDGGNWGGSHLAVPAQSEHQEEAVKLVKFLTSPEGHIGAFEAKGPLPSSPQALDDPAILEAGSAYFNDAPIGQIFGEGAKNLKPVYMGPKNQAVRTEVENAVRTVELGQRTPAEGWTDAVNNAKTAAEK, encoded by the coding sequence ATGGGCGCAAATCGATCTCGTCGCCGACTGGCGGTCGCGACCGCGGCGGCCGTCAGCGTGCTCGCCGCCGTCGCCGCCTGCGGCGGCGACGAAGCCAGCGACGACGGCACCATCACCCTCACCGTCGACGTGTTCGGCCAGTTCGGCTACGAAGAGCTCTACCGGCAGTACGAAGCCGACAACCCCGGCATCAAGATCGTCGAACGGGGCACCGGCACCAACCTCGACGAATACTCCCCCAAGCTGACCCAGTGGCTGGCCGCCGGCAAGGGCGCCGGTGACGTCGTCGCCATCGAAGAAGGCCTGCTGATCGAGTACAAGGCCAACCCGCAGAACTTCGTCAACCTGCTCGACCACGGCGCCGCCGAACTCGAAGGCAACTTCCTGCCGTGGAAGTGGGACCAGGCGCTCACCGCCGACGGCAGCCAACTGATCGGTCTCGGCACCGACGTCGGCGGCATGGCCATGTGCTACCGCACCGACCTGTTCGAAGCCGCCGGGCTGCCCACCGACCGCGACGAGGTCTCCGCGCTCTGGCCGACCTGGGAGGACTACATCTCGGTCGGCGAGCGGTTCGTCGAGGCCGACACCGGCGCGTCGTTCCTGGACGCGGCGACCCAGACGTTCAACACGATCGTGCTGCAGACCGCCGGCGCCGCCGAGGGCTACCACTACTACGACTTGGACGACAACCTCGTCGTCGACACCAACCCAGCCGTCAAGGACGCCTGGGACATCACCATGGACATCATCGACTCGGACCTGTCCGGCAAGTACGGCGCCTGGTCCGACGAGTGGGTGGCCGCGTTCAAGCAGGCCAAGTTCGCCACCATCGCCTGCCCCGCCTGGATGACCGGGGTCATCGAAGGCAACGCCGGCCCGGAGGCGGCCGGCAAGTGGGACATCGCCAAGGTGCCCGGCGACGGCGGCAACTGGGGTGGCTCGCACCTGGCGGTGCCGGCGCAGAGCGAGCACCAGGAGGAAGCCGTCAAGCTGGTGAAGTTCCTGACCAGCCCGGAAGGCCACATCGGGGCGTTCGAGGCCAAGGGCCCGCTGCCGTCGTCGCCGCAGGCGCTCGACGACCCGGCGATCCTGGAAGCCGGCAGCGCGTACTTCAACGACGCCCCGATCGGGCAGATCTTCGGTGAGGGCGCCAAGAACCTGAAGCCGGTCTACATGGGCCCGAAGAACCAGGCGGTCCGCACCGAGGTGGAGAACGCCGTCCGCACGGTCGAGCTGGGCCAGCGTACGCCGGCCGAAGGCTGGACCGACGCGGTGAACAACGCCAAGACGGCGGCCGAGAAGTGA
- a CDS encoding LacI family DNA-binding transcriptional regulator has translation MREARERPTLEAVARRAGVSRATVSRVVNGSTTVAGPIQDAVRRAVQELGYVPNLAARSLVTQRTDSMGLILPETATRVFSDDQVFPGIIQGVSQELEAADKQLVLMMAGSASSHDRVERYAMGRHVDGVMFASIHGVDPMPGTLARSGLPVVCSGRPMGQVSAGVPFVDVENEAGAERAVRYLLASGRRRVATIAGPQDMIAGVDRLAGYRTVIRATGGRSLVATGDFTRDSGAVAMRQLLDDDPALDAVFVASDLMAHGAIRTLRAAGRRVPEDVAVIGFDDIEMARYMDPALTTVRQPIQEIGRTMVRLLLRLADGESVEPAVVLPTELIRRDSA, from the coding sequence GTGCGCGAGGCCAGGGAACGTCCGACGCTGGAGGCGGTGGCCCGCCGGGCCGGCGTGTCCCGGGCCACCGTCTCCCGGGTGGTGAACGGCTCCACCACCGTCGCCGGACCGATCCAGGACGCGGTCCGGCGGGCGGTCCAGGAGCTGGGGTACGTCCCCAACCTGGCCGCCCGCAGCCTGGTCACCCAGCGCACCGACTCGATGGGGCTGATCCTGCCCGAGACCGCCACCCGGGTCTTCTCCGACGACCAGGTCTTCCCCGGCATCATCCAGGGCGTCAGTCAGGAACTGGAGGCCGCCGACAAGCAGCTGGTACTGATGATGGCCGGCTCGGCGAGCAGCCACGACCGGGTCGAGCGGTACGCGATGGGCCGCCACGTCGACGGCGTCATGTTCGCCTCGATCCACGGCGTCGACCCGATGCCGGGCACACTGGCCCGCAGCGGTCTGCCGGTGGTGTGCAGCGGCCGGCCGATGGGGCAGGTCAGCGCCGGAGTGCCGTTCGTCGACGTGGAAAACGAGGCCGGTGCCGAGCGCGCGGTGCGCTACCTGTTGGCGTCCGGCCGGCGGCGGGTGGCGACGATCGCCGGGCCGCAGGACATGATCGCCGGCGTGGACCGGCTGGCCGGCTACCGTACGGTGATCCGGGCGACCGGCGGCCGGTCGCTGGTCGCCACCGGCGACTTCACCCGCGACTCGGGAGCGGTCGCGATGCGTCAACTGCTCGACGACGACCCGGCGTTGGACGCGGTCTTCGTCGCCTCCGACCTGATGGCCCACGGCGCGATCCGGACGCTGCGCGCCGCCGGCCGGCGGGTACCCGAGGACGTCGCCGTCATCGGCTTCGACGACATCGAGATGGCCCGCTACATGGACCCGGCGCTGACCACCGTGCGTCAGCCGATCCAGGAAATCGGTCGGACGATGGTCCGACTGCTGCTGCGGCTGGCCGACGGCGAGTCCGTCGAACCGGCCGTGGTGTTGCCCACCGAACTCATCCGCCGCGACTCGGCCTGA
- a CDS encoding SDR family oxidoreductase, which translates to MKPIAIVTGASSGIGAASARRLAAEGFHVLAAARRADRLAELVAGITSAGGSATATTCDVTDDDSVAALARVADELPDAVTLLVNNAGGARGLDPIESGSVDDWRWMYEVNVLGTLRVTQALLPALEASGTGTVLVIGSTAGQTVYEGGGGYTAAKHGQTALAETLRLELCGRPVRVIEIDPGMVRTDEFSLLRFGGDAARADQVYAGVAQPLVAEDIADCVAWCATRPHHVNIDRLVVRPLAQAAQHKVHRVSTG; encoded by the coding sequence ATGAAGCCGATTGCCATCGTCACCGGAGCGTCCAGCGGGATCGGCGCGGCCAGCGCCCGCCGGCTGGCCGCCGAAGGATTCCACGTGCTCGCCGCCGCCCGCCGTGCCGACCGGCTGGCCGAACTTGTCGCCGGGATCACCAGCGCTGGCGGATCCGCCACCGCGACGACCTGCGACGTCACCGACGACGACTCGGTCGCCGCGCTCGCCCGCGTCGCCGACGAACTGCCCGACGCGGTGACGCTGCTGGTGAACAACGCCGGCGGGGCGCGCGGTCTGGATCCGATCGAGTCCGGCTCGGTCGACGACTGGCGCTGGATGTACGAGGTGAACGTGCTCGGCACCCTACGGGTCACCCAGGCGCTGCTACCCGCCCTCGAAGCCAGCGGCACCGGGACCGTGCTGGTCATCGGCTCGACCGCCGGTCAGACCGTCTACGAGGGCGGCGGCGGCTACACCGCGGCCAAGCACGGGCAGACCGCGCTGGCCGAGACGCTGCGGTTGGAGCTGTGCGGCCGGCCGGTCCGGGTGATCGAGATCGACCCGGGCATGGTCCGCACCGACGAGTTCAGCCTGCTGCGCTTCGGCGGTGACGCGGCCCGCGCCGACCAGGTCTACGCCGGGGTCGCACAGCCACTGGTCGCCGAGGACATCGCCGACTGCGTCGCCTGGTGCGCCACCCGCCCGCACCACGTCAACATCGACCGGCTGGTGGTCCGCCCGTTGGCGCAGGCGGCGCAGCACAAGGTGCACCGGGTGTCGACCGGGTGA
- a CDS encoding GH1 family beta-glucosidase, giving the protein MNGPVRFPDSFIWGAATASYQIEGAARDDGRGPSIWDTFCRTPGKVHAGHTGDVACDHYHRYRDDVALMAELGLHTYRFSIAWPRIQPDGTGPVNPRGLDFYDRLVDELRGRGIEPVVTLYHWDLPQTLEDRGGWTSRETAEAFAGYARAVHARLGDRVQTWTTLNEPWCSAYLGYGAGVHAPGRADPAAAFQAVHHLLLGHGLANQALRAAGVSTVGITVNPTAAFPADPTSDADAKAVELVEDLQNRIFLDPILRGGYPQRILDHVSRFTNLDHIRDGDEKIIAEPIDLLGINYYAPAYLAARDGAPGGGGVFPGTEGIEFVAPEPPLTDMGWQIQPSGLTALLTRLGRDYPGVPLIITENGAAFPDQLAADGDRVDDSDRVAYLDGHLRAAHAAIAAGVDLRGYLVWSLLDNFEWAYGYAKRFGIVYVDYLTQRRVPKASARWYQEVIRRNGIG; this is encoded by the coding sequence GTGAACGGACCCGTACGGTTCCCCGACTCGTTCATCTGGGGCGCGGCGACCGCGTCGTACCAGATCGAGGGCGCGGCCCGCGACGACGGACGCGGCCCGTCGATCTGGGACACCTTCTGCCGTACGCCGGGCAAGGTGCACGCCGGGCACACCGGTGACGTGGCCTGCGACCACTACCACCGCTACCGCGACGACGTGGCGTTGATGGCCGAGCTCGGACTGCACACCTACCGGTTCTCGATCGCCTGGCCGCGGATCCAGCCGGACGGCACCGGCCCGGTCAACCCGCGCGGGCTGGACTTCTACGACCGGCTCGTCGACGAGCTGCGCGGACGGGGCATCGAACCGGTCGTCACCCTCTACCACTGGGATCTGCCGCAGACCCTGGAGGACCGGGGCGGCTGGACCAGCCGGGAGACCGCCGAGGCATTCGCCGGGTACGCCCGGGCCGTGCACGCCCGGCTCGGCGACCGGGTCCAGACGTGGACCACGCTCAACGAGCCGTGGTGCTCGGCGTACCTCGGCTACGGGGCCGGGGTGCACGCCCCCGGGCGCGCCGATCCGGCCGCCGCCTTCCAGGCCGTACACCATCTGCTGCTCGGCCACGGCCTGGCCAACCAGGCGCTGCGCGCGGCCGGGGTGTCGACCGTCGGGATCACCGTCAACCCGACGGCGGCGTTCCCGGCCGATCCGACCAGCGACGCCGACGCGAAGGCCGTGGAACTGGTCGAGGATCTGCAGAACCGGATCTTCCTCGATCCGATCCTGCGCGGCGGCTACCCGCAGCGGATCCTGGACCACGTGAGCCGGTTCACCAACCTGGACCACATCCGCGACGGCGACGAGAAGATCATCGCGGAGCCGATCGACCTGCTCGGCATCAACTACTACGCCCCCGCCTACCTGGCGGCCCGCGACGGGGCGCCCGGCGGCGGCGGGGTGTTCCCCGGCACCGAGGGCATCGAGTTCGTCGCCCCGGAGCCGCCGCTGACCGACATGGGGTGGCAGATCCAGCCGTCCGGGTTGACCGCGCTGCTGACCAGACTGGGACGGGACTATCCGGGCGTACCGCTGATCATCACGGAGAACGGCGCCGCGTTCCCCGACCAGCTCGCCGCCGACGGCGACCGGGTCGACGACAGCGACCGGGTCGCCTACCTGGACGGGCACCTGCGGGCCGCGCACGCCGCGATCGCCGCCGGGGTCGACCTGCGCGGATACCTCGTCTGGTCGCTGCTGGACAACTTCGAGTGGGCGTACGGCTACGCCAAGCGATTCGGCATCGTGTACGTGGATTACCTGACCCAGCGGCGGGTGCCGAAGGCCAGCGCGCGGTGGTACCAAGAAGTGATCCGCCGCAACGGCATCGGCTGA
- a CDS encoding sugar ABC transporter permease has translation MWLARLDTKASPYLYIAPFFVLFAIFGAYPLGYTFWVSLHDWDLLAAEHPFVGFDNYSRLLGDGDFWNSVLNTLGIFVISTVPQLLLALWLAHLLNRQLRARTSFRMSILIPNITSTAAVAIVFGQLFSREFGMINWALDLIGIDAIDWRNNRIGAWVAISTMVDWRWTGYNALIFLAAMQSIPKDLYESASIDGASPVRQFWSITVPMLRPTIVFCVIISTIGGLQLFTEPLLFNSGPNPIRGGPLRESQTMTMYMFENAFAPHFNFGYGSAIAWMLFALIVVISLINVLVIRRLGNSTRKED, from the coding sequence CTGTGGCTGGCCCGGCTGGACACCAAAGCCTCGCCGTACCTGTACATCGCGCCGTTCTTCGTGCTCTTCGCGATCTTCGGCGCCTACCCGCTGGGCTACACGTTCTGGGTGTCGCTGCACGACTGGGACCTGCTCGCCGCCGAACATCCCTTCGTCGGGTTCGACAACTACAGCCGGCTGCTCGGCGACGGCGACTTCTGGAACTCGGTGCTCAACACCCTGGGCATCTTCGTCATCTCGACGGTGCCGCAGCTGCTGCTGGCACTGTGGCTGGCGCACCTGCTCAACCGGCAACTGCGGGCCCGTACGTCGTTCCGGATGAGCATCCTGATCCCGAACATCACCTCGACGGCGGCCGTGGCGATCGTCTTCGGCCAGTTGTTCAGCCGCGAATTCGGCATGATCAACTGGGCGTTGGACCTCATCGGAATCGACGCCATCGACTGGCGCAACAACCGGATCGGCGCGTGGGTCGCCATCTCGACCATGGTCGACTGGCGGTGGACCGGCTACAACGCGTTGATCTTCCTGGCCGCGATGCAGTCCATACCGAAGGACCTGTACGAGTCGGCGTCGATCGACGGCGCCAGCCCGGTCCGGCAGTTCTGGTCGATCACCGTCCCGATGCTGCGACCCACCATCGTCTTCTGCGTCATCATCTCCACCATCGGCGGGCTGCAACTGTTCACCGAGCCGCTGCTGTTCAACTCCGGCCCCAACCCGATCCGGGGCGGGCCGCTGCGCGAATCGCAGACCATGACCATGTACATGTTCGAAAACGCGTTCGCGCCGCACTTCAACTTCGGTTACGGCTCGGCGATCGCCTGGATGCTGTTCGCCCTGATCGTCGTCATCTCGCTGATCAACGTGCTGGTGATCCGCCGGCTCGGCAACAGCACCCGGAAGGAGGACTGA
- a CDS encoding maleylpyruvate isomerase N-terminal domain-containing protein — MSRLHGTKDFWLGALRAEGPAFRTAVAEAPLDSPVPSCPDWTVLELVHHLGAVYAWVREHVVRGVTEPPAGRSDMTGRPTGDEALVWWQQEFDALVNLLDGLDPELPAWNWAPQAKKAVFWSRRVAHETAVHRWDAQTAIVGVEPIETKLAVDGISEVLDTWLPGGRGRGPRPAYGVVHLVATDAEQEWYVRLRGEGMALLDTDTILDSDDHHTRTVATGTASDLVLGLWGRIRFDMLEVSGDAALLDSLRTG, encoded by the coding sequence ATGAGCAGGCTGCACGGCACCAAGGACTTCTGGCTCGGCGCGCTGCGTGCGGAAGGCCCCGCTTTCCGTACGGCGGTCGCCGAGGCACCACTGGATTCGCCGGTGCCGTCCTGCCCGGACTGGACCGTGCTGGAGCTGGTGCACCATCTGGGTGCGGTGTACGCGTGGGTCCGGGAACACGTGGTGCGGGGCGTCACCGAGCCGCCGGCGGGCCGGTCGGACATGACTGGTCGGCCGACCGGTGACGAGGCGCTCGTCTGGTGGCAGCAGGAGTTCGACGCGTTGGTCAACCTGTTGGACGGGCTCGATCCCGAGTTGCCGGCGTGGAACTGGGCGCCGCAGGCCAAAAAGGCGGTGTTCTGGTCCCGCCGAGTGGCCCACGAGACGGCGGTACACCGGTGGGACGCGCAGACGGCGATCGTCGGGGTGGAGCCGATCGAGACGAAGCTCGCCGTGGACGGGATCAGCGAGGTGCTGGACACCTGGCTTCCCGGGGGTCGGGGGCGTGGTCCACGGCCTGCGTACGGGGTGGTGCATCTCGTCGCCACCGACGCCGAGCAGGAGTGGTACGTGCGGTTGCGCGGCGAGGGCATGGCGTTGCTGGACACCGACACGATCCTGGATTCCGACGACCACCACACCCGGACCGTCGCCACCGGCACCGCCAGTGATCTGGTGCTCGGGCTCTGGGGTCGGATCAGGTTCGACATGCTGGAGGTCTCCGGCGACGCGGCGCTGCTCGATTCGCTGCGCACCGGCTGA
- a CDS encoding UDP-N-acetylmuramate dehydrogenase, with protein sequence MPDVSAHAPSADRPTALTPLARYTTLALGGPPDRLVEAHTVDDLVGAVRAAGQRRTPVLVLGGGSNVVIGDDGFPGTAVLVRTRGVRVIGEEPATVDGPATVTIRVEAGEPWDDLVATTVANGWSGVECLSGIPGAAGATPIQNVGAYGQEVAETVRAVHVHDRLTDSRYALSAADCRFAYRDSLFKRNDRYLVLAVDFRLVRSELSTPIRYAELARAIGADPDDRVPLTEARSAVLRLRAGKGMVLDPTDPDTRSVGSFFTNPVLDATAARVFRARAATVDGAGEPAAWPGADGSLKVSAAWLIDRAGFGKGFPGPDAPVAISSKHTLALTNRGGGTTAGLLDLARTIRAGVGDRFGVELRPEPILVNCALD encoded by the coding sequence GTGCCTGACGTTAGTGCCCATGCGCCATCCGCTGACCGACCAACGGCCCTCACGCCGTTGGCACGCTATACCACGCTCGCTCTCGGCGGTCCGCCCGATCGACTCGTCGAAGCCCACACCGTCGACGACCTGGTCGGGGCGGTGCGCGCCGCCGGTCAGCGCCGCACCCCGGTGCTGGTGCTCGGCGGCGGTAGCAACGTGGTGATCGGCGACGACGGGTTCCCCGGCACCGCCGTGCTGGTCCGTACCCGAGGCGTCCGGGTGATCGGCGAGGAACCGGCGACCGTCGACGGACCGGCCACCGTCACCATCCGGGTCGAGGCCGGCGAACCGTGGGACGACCTGGTGGCGACCACCGTCGCGAACGGCTGGTCCGGCGTGGAATGCCTGTCCGGCATTCCCGGCGCGGCCGGCGCCACCCCGATCCAGAACGTCGGCGCGTACGGCCAGGAAGTCGCCGAGACCGTCCGGGCGGTGCACGTCCACGACCGGCTCACCGACTCCCGGTACGCCCTGTCGGCCGCCGACTGTCGCTTCGCCTACCGGGACAGTCTGTTCAAACGCAACGACCGCTACCTGGTGCTCGCCGTCGACTTCCGGCTGGTCCGAAGCGAGCTGTCCACCCCGATCCGGTACGCCGAACTGGCCCGCGCCATCGGTGCCGACCCGGACGACCGGGTGCCGCTGACCGAAGCGCGGTCCGCCGTGCTGCGGCTACGGGCCGGCAAGGGCATGGTGCTCGACCCGACCGATCCGGACACCCGTTCGGTGGGATCCTTCTTCACCAACCCGGTGCTGGACGCCACCGCCGCACGGGTGTTCCGGGCCCGGGCCGCCACCGTCGATGGTGCGGGCGAGCCGGCGGCCTGGCCGGGCGCGGACGGATCACTCAAGGTCAGCGCCGCCTGGCTGATCGACCGGGCCGGGTTCGGCAAGGGCTTCCCCGGCCCGGACGCGCCGGTCGCGATCTCCAGCAAACACACGTTGGCGTTGACCAACCGGGGCGGCGGCACCACCGCCGGACTGCTCGACCTGGCGCGGACGATCCGTGCCGGGGTGGGTGACCGGTTCGGCGTCGAGCTGCGTCCCGAGCCGATCCTGGTCAACTGCGCCCTCGACTGA
- a CDS encoding class I SAM-dependent methyltransferase, with protein sequence MITRGTTHPNRLRRVDRWIADRCGSVVADAADPLVVDLGFGASPVTTVELWDRLRAMIRPDVRVVGLEIDPARVADAAPAAVPPRLTFARGGFELAGLRPVLVRAFNVLRQYAEEEVAAAWSTMSDALAPGGMLVEGTCDELGRIASWVLVDRSGPRSLTVAARLAVLADPDVPGPAVLAERLPKALIHRNVPGEGVHALLRALDDGWHAAAGYAPYGPRQRWLRAVAAVTDAGWPVLDRPARWRLGELTVPWSAVAPAD encoded by the coding sequence GTGATCACCCGGGGCACCACGCACCCCAACCGACTGCGCCGGGTGGACCGGTGGATCGCCGACCGGTGCGGGTCGGTGGTCGCCGACGCGGCCGATCCACTCGTGGTGGACCTCGGCTTCGGCGCCAGCCCGGTGACCACGGTGGAGCTCTGGGACCGGCTGCGGGCCATGATCCGCCCGGACGTACGGGTGGTCGGGCTGGAGATCGACCCGGCCCGGGTGGCCGACGCCGCCCCGGCCGCCGTACCACCGCGCCTCACCTTCGCCAGAGGCGGCTTCGAGCTGGCCGGGCTGCGGCCGGTGCTGGTCCGCGCGTTCAACGTGCTGCGCCAGTACGCCGAGGAGGAGGTCGCCGCCGCGTGGTCGACGATGAGTGACGCGCTCGCCCCGGGCGGGATGCTGGTCGAGGGCACCTGCGACGAGCTGGGCCGGATCGCCAGCTGGGTGCTGGTCGACCGGTCCGGTCCCCGGTCGCTGACCGTGGCGGCCCGGCTGGCCGTGCTGGCCGACCCGGACGTGCCCGGTCCGGCGGTGCTCGCCGAACGTCTGCCGAAGGCGTTGATCCATCGCAACGTGCCGGGCGAAGGTGTCCACGCGCTGCTGCGGGCGCTGGACGACGGCTGGCATGCGGCGGCCGGCTACGCACCGTACGGGCCACGGCAGCGCTGGCTGCGGGCGGTGGCGGCGGTCACCGACGCCGGTTGGCCGGTGCTGGACCGGCCGGCGCGATGGCGGCTCGGCGAACTGACCGTGCCCTGGTCGGCCGTCGCACCCGCCGACTGA